From the Alphaproteobacteria bacterium genome, the window TGCGCCCGGCCCGCCGTGCAGGAACAGCACCGGAATCCCATCCGGGTTACCCGATTCCTCCCAATAAACCGCGTGGCCGTGATCGCGTGGCAGGTGGCCGGTCTTACGCGGTCTCAGGGACGGGTATAGGGAATGCCGGGTCATTTTGCCGTGGGTCGTCCTCATGCGATGCAAAACGGCTCTTGGTCGGGCGCCGCCTCGTCTTCTATATAACAGCGATGGTCCCGCTCCGCGCCATTGCCGTGATCGTTGTCGGCGTTTTGCTCGCCGCCGCGGACGGCGATCCCGACCGCCGGCCCGGCGTTGTCGCCGAGGTGATCGACGGCGATACAATCGTCTTGACCGATGGCCGCGAGATCCGGCTGGTCGGCATCCAGGCGCCCAAGCTGCCGCTGGGCCGCGCCGAGTTCCGCGCCTGGCCGCTGGCCGGCGCGGCGAAGGACGCGATGGAGGATCTTGCCGGCGGCCGGCGGGTCTCGCTTTCCTTCACCGGCCGGCGTGTCGACCGTCACGGTCGTTGGCTGGCGCACCTCCACGATGACGGCGGCACCTGGCTCCAGGGCACGATGCTCGAGCACGGCCTGGCGCGGGTCTATACTTTTGCCGACAACGATGGGCCGATCGACGCCATGCTGGCGCTCGAACGGACGGCGCGGGATGCGCGGCGTGGGATCTGGGGACATCCCTATTATGACATCCGAACACCGGCGAGCGTGACGCGGGATGTCGGCTCGTTCCAGCTGGTCGAGGGCCAGGTCCTCGATGCCGCGATTGTGCGCGGGCGGGCATACCTGAACTTCGGGCCCGACTGGAAGACCGATTTCACCGTGACCATGGCTCCCGACGCGCGGCGCCGCTTCGAGGATGCCGGCATCGACCTGACCTCGCTCGCCGGCCATCGGGTTCGCGCCCGGGGATGGATCAAGTCGTACAACGGGCCGATGATCGAAGCCACCCATCCGCATCAGCTCGAAATCCTGGACTGAGGCCGCAGCCGGCGATCACTGCCGATTGGCCGCGGCGCGCAGAACACGAACCAGATAAGGCTCGGCAGCGGCGCCGATGCCGGGGCTTCGGCTTTCCCGCGGGCCGGCTACGTTGAGGGTCCGGACACGGTGTCCGCGGAGCCATTCCGCCACCACCGCCGGTGCCGCGGGCCGCCGCAGGTCGATCCGGCGCCACGGGCGTCCGAGCCGGCGGGCGAGGTCCATCGTCAGGCTGGTTCCCGGGTCGGGCGGGCCGGCGACCAGGACCAGCGTGGCATCGCTGTCGCGCACGTTGAGGCGTGTGCGCACGGCATAATCGCCGACCGGGGCCTCGCGCAACGGATAGCGGGGCGGGATTTCGCCATCCTCGGCGCGGCGTCCGCGCGGACACCAGCCGCCGCGGCCGAGGCCGACACACGCCGCGGCATCGAGCGCCGCCCGGTCGACGCCGGTTTGACCGCCACTGACGATTTTCGACGGAAAGCTCCCGATTTCTCCCAATCGCATTCGCCGCTCCCGATCGCGGTCCGCCGACCGCACTGGTCAAGCTGCCCTCTCAGCCTATAGATTACCCGGACTGTCGTATCGGCCAATCCGGTTTTCACGATGCTCGAATCGAAACCGCCTGGTGAAGGCGCCCCGCGACCGGCGTGGGATGAGCCGCGACCAGGGCCCGATCGCGCGGGCATGGAGGCGCGGCCGGCGATGGTCGCGCGGGGCGGCGGTGACCGAACCCCGCTGGCCGCGTCGCGGGACGAATCGCCCGACGAAAAAGTGCTACGCGCCGGCGGCTGGCCGATCAGCGTCGCGCTTTCGGTCAATTTCGGCATTCTTGTCGCGGTGGCGGTGACGATCGTCCTCGCGCTCGGACTCTATAGCGGGCGCGAGACCTCGTTCGAGCAAATCCGAGACAAGACCGAATTGATCCTGGCATCGGTGGCGGACCGGGTCGATGGCGAGTTGCGGCCGGCCTGGCTGCAATCGAAATTCGTCTCCGAAGCGCTCGCCCGGGGCGATATACCGATCGATGACCCGGTCCGGCTTTCGGATTTTATGATCGCCGCGATGATGGGGACGCCGCAGGTCACGGCGATGATGTTCGTTTCACCCGATCTGCAGGCGTTCCGCATTACGAGGATCGACGACGGCTTCGAGATCGATCAACTCAGCTATGCCGGTGTCCCTGAATTCGATACGTTCCTCGACGTGATGTCCGAACGCGACGAGCCGTTTTGGGGCGAGGTCGTCTGGTCCCCCGAGCTTGAACAATCGCTGATCAATCTGCGCGCACCGGTCAAGTCAAACGGTGTCTTCATGGGAGTTCTGTTCTCGGCGATCAGCGTCTCCGATTTCTCCGCCTATTTGGAAGGCTTCGACGATAAGCGCACGGCGAACGTGTTCATCCTTTATGGCAACGACAAGGTGCTCGCTCACCCCGCCCTGATCGGCGGCGCAATCGAGTTGTCCGAGGAAAACCCGCTGCCCGACCTGCCCGAGGTCGGCGACCCGATTCTCAATCGCACTTGGATCGGCGACCCGCCGCCGGAACTGCCGGGACTCGAGGGCGACACCAAAGGGTACCTCATCGATTTTGGCAGTTCCGAATACGCGGTACTGTACCGCGACATCGACGAGTACGGGGAGGTTCCGTGGCGCATCGGAGCCACGGTCGCGGTCGAGGATCTCCTCGCCGGGCTCGAGCGCCTGCTCTATGCCGGGATCGCCGGTGTCGTCGTTCTGATCATCGCCTTGATCCTGTCCTACTTCCTCGGCCGCAGCATGGCGAAGCCGGTGCACCGCCTGGCGTTGGCGGCTCAGGATGTCGGGCACTTCGATTTCGACGACGTGCCGGCAATCAAGGGCGGCGGTTTCAGCGAAACGCGCGAGGCGGCACTCGCCTTCAACTCGATGCTGTCGGGGCTGCGCGCGTTCTCGATCTATGTCCCGCGGTCGCTGGTACGCCGCCTCATCCGGCAAGGCGATGTCGCCAGCCTGGAATCGGAAGAGCGCGAGGTCACCGTGTTGTTTACCGACATCGTCGGGTTCACCACCCAGGCAGAAGGGCTGACCCCGGGCCAGACCGCCGGATTGCTGAACCAGCATTTCACGTTGCTGACGGGAGCGGTGGAAGACGACAACGGGACCGTCGACAAGTATATCGGCGATTCGGTCATGGCATTTTGGGGGGCACCGGAAATCCAGCCCGATCAGGCCAAACTCGCCTGCGCCTCGGCACTCGCGATGGTGGCGGCGATTGAACGGGACAACAGCCGCCGCCGGGCGGAGAACAAATTGCCGGTGCGGATCAGAATCGGAATTCATACCGGACCCGCGATCGTCGGCAATGTCGGCGGTCCGACGCGCGTCGACTACACCCTGGTCGGCGATACGGTGAACACGGCGAGCCGGCTGGTCGATTTGGCGCGGAACTATATGGCCGACACCGACACCGTCAGCATCCTGATCAGCGAGCGGACGGCGGCCGGCCTCGATGACAGCTTCGTCGTCGAGCGCCTGGGCGAGGAAGGCATTCGGGGGCGCCACGAACGGCTCGGCTTGTGCCGCCTCCTCGGCCGCGCCTGGGACATCGGGGTGCCGCCGCGAAAGCCGGGATCTTAGGCGGGCCGACCGGCGTCACGAAACGTGGACGCGCGGTAACGGACCGGCGATCGGGACCGTCGACAAGGAACCCGAGCGGGCGGGTTTAGGTCGAAAAATTCGCGCCGGACGTAACCGAGGAGACCAATTATTCCTCGCACACCTCGTAGGCGTCGCACGGTGTGCAAGGTTCGCAGACTTCACTCGGGTATTCGCAAATATACTTAGTGAGAGCGTTCGACTGCCGGCTGCCCGCCGCCAGCATCATCGTCACCGCCGCCGGCGTGACGACGCCGACCTTGGCCGCCTTGTGCAGGAACGCGCGGCGCTCGGCGCCCGAAACGTCATGCCGCGGCTTGGCCGGTTGGTTTGTTTTCATGGCCGATCCCCTATTCGTTCGTCGGTTGCAATCCGTTAGTAGCGCTAATAGTCCTTGCAGATAGCGTCGCAGGGTGTACAGGTCGAGCACGGCTCGCAATTCACCACCAAGTCTTCGCAGACATACTTCAAAAGGGCCGCCTTAGACTGTCGGCTGCCCGCCGCCAGCATCATCGTCACCGCCGCCGGCGTGACGACGCCGACCTTGGCCGCCTTGTGCAGGAACGCGCGGCGCTCGGCATCCGAGACGTCGTGCCGTGCTTTGGCCGGTTGGTTTGTCTTCATGGCCTATCCCCTATTCGTTGGCTCGATGCGACCCCGCTCTTCCGGCAACGTGTGACTGCAAAGTCCGGGCGATCCGGGCTTACCGCTACCAGTCCTTGCAGATGACATCACATGGCGTGCAGGTCGAGCAGGGCACGCAATTCACCTCAACCTTATCGCAGACATATTTCAAGAGGCCGGCGTGCGCCTGCCGGCTGCCCGCCGCCAGCATCATGGTCACCGCAACCGGCGTGACGGCGCCGACCTTGGCCGCCTTGTGCAGAAACGCACGGCGCTCGGCGTCCGAGACGCCGTGCTTCGGCTTCGCCGATTGGTTCGGTTTCATGCTGGGTCCCCCTTTTGTACCGTACACGCGCACAAATCTTGCACAATCGTTCCGGTTGTGCAAGCGAGCCACGCCGGCCTGAGGGGTGTCATTCAGACTTCGATCCGGTCGGCCAATTCGCCGCTGGATTCGAAACAGGCGGCCGTCAAAGGCCCGCCGAAGCCACAGCCGCCATCGATGGTGGCGCTGATCGGACCGATCTGAAATCCGCCGTGGGACGGGTCATAGCCGCGCACGATCCGCCGATAGCCCTCGAACGGTTCGGCGATGTCTTGAAACCCGCCGCTGCCCCACCAGAAACTGTCGCCTTGGGCCGACAGCGGCCGCGACCGGTCGAGACCGCAATTGACGAACAGCAGGTTGCCGTCCTCGGTATAGGCGGCGTGGCGCAATGAAGAAATCAACGGCGCGTGGCCGGGCGCGGCGTTCAACGCCTCGCGCAAGCCGGCGGTCCAGCGGGTGATCGAGACCGCACCGTCCCGGGCCGCGACCTCGCCATGGCCGACGACCCCACCATAGGCCTTCACCGTCGCACCGACCCCGTGGTGCAGGAGCCACGGCAGCACCTCGCACGGGTTGGGCGCCATCTGCAGCTGCAACAGTTTCTGCCACATCTCCTCCTGGCTGCCGCGGAGATAGGCGATATCGCACACGTGGGCCCGGGGACGGGCGAGGAATTGGCCGCGAAACGACAGCAGCTCGTCGACGACCGCACGGACGCCATTGCCGCGGCCGAGGAAATTGCCGAGGTAAACCAGCCTGTCGCCAGCTTCCAGACCCTCTTTGAGGCGCTCGTGAAGATCGGCCAGCCGCCCATCCTCGCCATGAATGGCGGCGACCGCCCATACCCTCCGGGCGCGGCGAAATTCGGCAAACTTGGTTGATTCCACCATGCTTTATTCCGTCCGCCTCTGCCAAAACAACACCGGCGCCGCTGGAAGACGCCGGTGCAGTGGCCTTGAACCTGTGGAACGGATCAGGCGGCGAGAAGCTTTTCCAGCTTCTCGGTTGCCTTGTCCTGGTCGATCTTTTCGACAGCGGCGAGTTCTCGAGCGAGCCGGTCGAGCGCCGCCTGATAGATCTGCCGTTCGCTGTAGGATTGGTCCGGCTGATCGGCATTGCGATGCAGATCGCGAACCACCTCGGCGATCGAAACCGGATCGCCGGAATTGATCTTGGCTTCGTATTCCTGCGCCCGGCGGCTCCACATCGTGCGCCGCACGCGGGATCGTCCGCGCAGGGTCTCGAGCGCGGAATCCATGATCTTGCGAGTGCTCAGCTTGCGCAGGCCAGCCGACTGCGCCTTGCTTACCGGGACCCGCAGCTTCATCTTTTCCTTTTCGAAGTCGATGACGATCAAGTCGAGCTCTTCTCCAGCGATCATCTGGGCCTCGAGCCCCTCGATCCGTCCCACGCCGTGCGTCGGGTACACGACGTAATCGCCCGACTTGAACATCGCGCTTCGCAACGTTTGCTTCCTAATCTTCGTAGTCACATTATCACCCTAAATCCGAGTTATTGGCGGCACGCACACAGCCCCCGCTGTCTGCCAGTGCAGATGCCCGAACGCCCTCCCATAGAACTTTAGGCTTCCAAATCGGCCTATTCACGACAACGACGGCCTCTGCGGGCCGTCGCATTCTTGGAACCTTCGCAGAATAGCACAATTTTGCCCCCAAATACAGGGCAAAGCGCCTCGAATCAGCGTTGCGAGCTGAATCTAGGACCCAAATGCGTCCAATCTATGGCCGCTCAGCGCGCCGCCGGTTTGGCGTCGAAATACTTCTCAAACTTGTTCTCGACCGTCGCCCATTCGTCCGCGTCGGGCGGCGAATCGCCCTTGCGGTCGATATTCGGCCACGCCTCGGCGTACTCTCGGTTCATCTCGACCCATTTCTCGGTGTCGGGGTCGGTGTCGGGAACGATCGCCTCGACCGGGCATTCGGGCTCGCAAACGCCGCAATCGATGCACTGATCCGGATGGATGACCAACATGTTTTCACCCTCGTAGAAACAATCGACGGGGCACACCTCGACACAGTCCTGGTACTTGCACTTGATGCAGCTCTCGGTAACGACGTAGGTCATCGCGATCTCCGGATTGGCCGTCATGGGAGGGGCGGCGGCGAAACTCCGCCCTGATCTATTCCGTGTTGTCCGCTAAATCAAGTCGTTCGAGGACTCGTTTCCGGGCCGCGCCGCTCTCCGCGTCGGAAACGTAGAGAAGGCCGGCAACCCGGCGCATCAGGTTGGCCTCGTAGTCGTCGAGTTTGCGGTCCGAATAGACCACCGTCCACATCATCTCGATCAGTTCGACACGCTCGTCATGGGAAAACCGGTTCCTGATCGTCCGCACGTAGGTCGAAAGCTCGACAAGTTGCTCGGCTTCCGCATTGGCGGCCGCGATCAACGCGTCGGCATCGCCATTCGAAATCTCGAAACGCCAGGTCAGCAGGGTGCGAATCGTCGCCCGCTCATCGGCGTCGAAATGGCCGTCCATCCGCGCCGCCTCGACCAGCAATATGGCCGCTGCCAAGCGGAGCGAATCCGCCCCGGGTGGCGGCGTTTCTTTGTCGTCGGAAAAAATCGCGGCGAGCCGATCGAACATGAAACCCGCCCTAGCACAGCGGCGGCGATCGGGCAACCCGCCCGCTTGTCCGAGGCCGTAGCACGGGTTAGCGTTCCCCATGACCGACGCTTCGACGCACCGGGGACGCCATGCACCGGCCACCGCCCGCAACCGCGACGCGATCCTGGCGGTGCTCGAACGAGTGCTGCCCAACTCGGGTCTGGTTTTGGAAATCGCCAGCGGCACCGGCGAACACGCCGTCCATTTCGCGGCGCACCTGCCGACCCTTCGGTGGCAGCCGAGCGACCCCGACCCGGCGGCGATCGAGAGCATTTCCGCCTGGAGCGCCGACGCCGCCGGCGACAACCTTCACCGGCCCTTGGTCATCGATGCCGCGGCCGAGACCTGGCCCCTTTCCAGCGCCGACGCCGTGGTCTGTAGCAACATGGTTCACATCGCGCCGTGGTCGGCCGCGGAGGGATTGTTCGCCGGTGCCGCCCGCATCCTGTCGGCGGGGTCGGTGCTTTTTCTTTATGGTCCGTTCAGCGTCGGCGGCGTCCACACGGCGCCGAGCAACGAGGCGTTCGACCGCTCCTTGCGGCGGCAGAACCCGGCGTGGGGCGTGCGCGACCTCAATGACATCGCGGCCCTGGGTCAGCGCCATCGGTTCGTCCTGGCCGAGATTGTCGACATGCCGGCCAACAACAAGTCGGTCGTCTTGCGCAGGGTTTAGAGCGCCATGTGTTCAGACCTGCCGTCCGCGCAGCCGATCGACGGCGCGGCGGTCGGCCTTTGTCGGCCGGCCGGTGCCTCCGGGCCGCCGCGGCCGCGACGAGTATGCACCGGCAACACGGCTTTCGGGTGTCGGCGGAGCGAGGTCCTCATAGAGCGTTTGCGCCTCTGTCGCGGGGCCCCTGCGGGTGCCTAGGGCGACGATACGGACAACCCGAATATGGCCGCCCAGGGGAAAGGTCAGCACATCACCTGGCCGGACCTGGGCATGGGACTTGGTCACGATTTCACGATTGAGCCGCATTTTCGCGCCCTGGCAAAGACGCGCCGCGAGCGTCCGACTTTTGCAGAACCGGGCCTGCCACAACCACTTGTCGAGACGAAGCGACTCGACGTTCATGGCGCGATCTTGAGATCCTTGAGCTTGGCAAACGGCGAATCGGGATTGGTCTTGGCGCGGCCGGCGCGGGCGCTTTTTCCACGCCGGGCGGGTCGCTGTCGCGTCTTGGTGGCGGAAGAAGCGGCATCGGCGAAGGTGCCGTCTTTGGCGTCGGTTATGAAACCGATTCGGTTCAGCAGATCGGGAAGCTGGCCGGCGTCCATGCCGATCATCGCCGCCAGCGCCGGCGTCGGCAGGCATGGCCCCTGACCGGCCAGGCGCCGGGCCTCGGCGACCATTCGTTCCAATGCGTCGACACGCACCGCCCATGGGCCGGCACAAGTAAAACCCTGGGCCCGATAGGCGTCGTCGTCGACGTCAGGCCGGCGCGGGAGCGAAAGGACAGCGGCGGGAATGCGCCCGGCATCGGCACCGTGGTGGACGGCCCACAGGGTACGGCGCAGGGCGCGCCCGCGGCCGAGCCCGGACAAGTAGACCGATTCGACTCCGAAGCGGACGCCCAGTCCGCGCAGCGCTTTGCGCGCCTTGCTATCGAGCGCGTCCAATGTGGTCTTGAGACGTCGGCGCGGCGCGGCGCCGAAAGCCTCGCCGAGCTGAAACGCCAGGGCGCGACACGGCCCATCCATCGCCGCCGCTCCGGCGTGCAGTCGCAGCAGGGCGCCGAGCTCTTGTTCGACCCGTTGGTTGATCCAAACCGCGACGCGCCGGCGCAACAGTTCGCGGTCGGCGGGCTCAAGCAGGTCGGTCGCCATGATTCGCACTTGGGGTGCAAGGACATCGCGGCCCGGAACCAGTTCGGCGATAGGCGCATCCAACCAATGTATGCGCCCGACCTCGTCGAATTTGAATGCCCGGTCCGCCGATTCGCAGCATGCGCGCAGCCGCGCCGGCACCACGCCGCGTAAGGCCAGCAACGCGGCAACACGAATGGCGCGGGCGTCTTCGCCGGTTGCCGAATCGTCGGCGACGAATTGAAATCCGGCGAGCCGACCGACGAATTGGCCCTCGACGAGCACGTCATCGTCACGGGTGACCGCCGCCAACGGCTTTCGCCCGCCGGCCAGACCGCGGGCGAGCGCCGCCGCGCGACGGTCGACAAAGCGCTGGGTGAGCCGCTGATGCAGCGCATCGGATAGCCGGTCTTCGATTGCGCGGGTGCGTTCCTGCCAATGGGGCCCATCGTCGAGCCAGGCCGACCGGTGCGAGATATAAGTCCAGGTGCGGATGAACGATATGCGTTGGGTCAAGGTTTCGATCTCACCATCGGTGCGATCGATCGCCGCGATTTGCCGCGCCACCCAATCCGTCGGCAGCCGGCCGTCACCGGTGAGGTGGAGGAAAACCCGTTCGAGGAAGCGGGCGTGGCTGTCGCTGAGAATCTTGCGGAAATCGGGAACCTGGCATACCTCCCACATCAACCGGACCGCGCTCGCACCGGTGGCGCGTTCGGCGACCTCGTCACGCCCCGCCAGCATCACCAGCAGGCGCTGGTCGTCGGCTTCCGGCGCCCGCAGCAGAACCGTGTCGGGGGGCGGCGCGTCGAGCGCCCGTCGAAGCGTCGCAAGCGAAGAGAAATCAAGATCGGCGTTGCGCCAATAGAGCCCCTTCAGGGGGTCGAACGCGTGGCCCTCGACCGCGGCAACGGCCTCTTCGTCGATCGCGCCGACGCCGTTCGTGGTGCCGAAGGTGCCGTTGGCGAGATAACGTCCGGCGCGGCCGGCAATCTGACCCAGCTCATGAGCCGAGAGCGGCCGCTGCCCGAAGCCGTCGAATTTCGATAGAGCGGCAAATGCAACGTGGTTGATGTTCATGTTGAGGCCCATGCCGATCGCATCGGTCGCGACCAAATAATCGACCTCACCGGCCTGATACATGCCGACCTGGGCGTTGCGCGTGCGCGGGCTGAGCGCGCCCATGACCACCGCCACGCCGCCATGCCGGCGGCGCATGACCTCGGCCAACTCGTAGACGCCCGCGGCCGAGAAGGCGACCGCCGCGCTGCGCGGCGGCAGTCGGGTCAGGCGGCGCGGCCCGGTGTGGCGGAGGTCGGAAAAACGCGGACGCGAGAGGTATTCGGCTTCGGGTACGAGGCGACGCACCAGCCGGCGAGCGATCTCGGAGCCGAGAAACATGGTTTCGACGAGACCGCGCGCGTTGAGCAGGCGGTCGGTGAAGATGTGGCCGCGCTCGCGATCCGCGGCGAGTTGGATTTCGTCGACGGCGAGAAAATCGACCGCATGGTCGAGCGGCATCGATTCGACGGTACACAGCAGGTAGGCGGGGTTCTTGGGAACGATGCGTTCTTCGCCGGTGATCAAGGCGACCTTGCGCGCGCCCTTGATCGCAACCACGCGGTCATAATTCTCGCGCGCCAGCAAGCGCAGCGGAAAACCGACCATGCCGCTGCCGTGGACAAGCATGCGCTCGATCGCGAAGTGGGTCTTGCCGGTGTTGGTCGGACCCAACACGGCAGTGATGCGAGGGCGCGAAGACGGCGCTGACATGCTTCTAGAGTCGGGCGTTTACCACCCGATTGCAAGTGGCGGCAGCGCTAATCAGCGCCGACCAGCGGCACGAATGCGACCGGCAGCAAGGTTTCGCGGCGGCAATTCCCGGTTTCATCCTTGGTCACGCGGACCAGCTTCTGGGTCCATCGGCTGGAGCCGACCGGCACGATCAACTTTCCGCCGGGAGCCAGCTGCTCGATCAACGCGTCCGGTATCTCTGCGCCGGCGGCGGTGACGATGATTCCGTCGAAGGGCGCCTTCTCCGGCCAACCCTTGCGACCATCGCCATGCCGCACCTCGATATTGCCAAAACCGAGTGTCTGGAGTCTGTCGGCGGCGTCCGCCGCCAAGGCGGCGATGTACTCGATCGTGTAGACCCGCGCCGCTATGACGGACAAGATCGCGGCCTGATAACCACAACCGGTGCCGATCTCCAGGACCGTCGACGAACCGGTGAGGTCGAGCAATTCGGACATTATGGCAACGATGTAGGGCTGCGAGATGGTCTGCCCGTGCCCGATCGCCAGCGGCGCATTGACATAGGCGAGGTGGCGCGAATCGGCCGGCACGAAGGCTTCGCGGGGAACCGAAAGCAGGGCGTCGCGAACCGCGGTGCTGAGCTTTCGCCGACCGGTCCAGGCCGCGGTCTCGGCGACCTCATCCTCGACCTGCTTGAGCAACGCCTCGCGGGCCGCTGCAAACTCCTCGTGTGCCATGATCTATTATAGGCCGGGCCCATGCTAATCGATGCCGCCAAATCGGCGCCCTCACCTTATCCTATGCACTCGTCGGAAGAATCGGGCCGCGTCCGGCGGCAGCCCTAATTGGTCAATCTGACCTGGCCGGCACCGATCACCGGGCCGAGGTCGGCCTGCTGGACGATAATGACGCATCCGTCTCCACCGCTGTCCATCGGCAACGTGAAGGTGACCGCCGCGCCCTCATAGCGCCCGATCGGCTCGAGCGATCGCACCACGTTGTGGTAGGTCAGCGACCGGTCGGCATTTTCGCCCCGCTTGATGTCGGTGGTGTGGGCGTCGTCGAACAAGACCATCGTCACCTCGGCGTCGCCGCTGAAAGCGCTCGCCGGGACCGACACCGTCATAAGTCCGTCGGCATTCTTGGCAAAGGTGAGGTCGAGATTCAGATCGGACGAACTTTTCGCCGCCTCGATGGCGTTAATGACGGCTAGTCGGCGATGGCCGGCCTCGTGGGCTTGGCCCTGGAACACCATCTGCGGCGTGTAGATGAATCGCTGGTGCAAGGGCCGGGCATAGGCGCGCTGGCGGTCGGTCCCGGCTTGGGTCGCGAACGGATCGGGCCAACCGATATAGTCCCAGTAATTGACATGGATTGACAACGGCAACACGTCGTCACGTTGCTTGAGTTCGCCAAGCAATTCGTCGGCCGGCGGACAGGTACTGCAGCCCTGCGAGGTATAGAGCTCGACCACTACCGGACCGGAGGAGGCCGGAATCGCGGCCGTCGCAATCCACGCCCCGGCCATTATCGCCGCAGCGAATTTCGCTAACCAAGCTGGTCTCAAATAATACATGCAAACAACATGTTCAGATGCCGTGTCACATGCGAATCACTTATCGGTGAGAGACGTTAACCCTCAAAGATGTCCATAGCCAGACGGCCTGCCGACTCGATTGGACTCTTGGCCGCGACAAACACCTTGATATTCAAAGAAATAGGGAAATAGGAATCGCCACACAGGCCCCCGCCGCACTGTCCCGGGAGACGGGGTTCGCAAGGTCACCGCGAAATGAAACGCCGCCGCGTATCGGGCGCGGCCGTGAAATGTACGGCCAGGGCATCGGCCTTGTCATAGTCGCCAGTGCGGCCCAGCCCCAGCCGTCTAATCCTCGATGAAGCGGGCGAATTCGTCGACCTCGACGCGGACGGTGCGGAGCCGGTTCTCGGGCGCGGCCTCGTCCTCATAGCCCAGCGACATGCCGCAAATGACGACCTGGTCGTCGGGCACGCCGAGGGTCTCGCGGATCACCGCGTGGTAGGGCGCGAACGCTGCCTGGGGGCAGGTATGGAGCCCCTCCCCGCGCGCCGCCAGCATGATGTTCTGCAGGAACATGCCGAAATCGAGC encodes:
- a CDS encoding thermonuclease family protein, which produces MVPLRAIAVIVVGVLLAAADGDPDRRPGVVAEVIDGDTIVLTDGREIRLVGIQAPKLPLGRAEFRAWPLAGAAKDAMEDLAGGRRVSLSFTGRRVDRHGRWLAHLHDDGGTWLQGTMLEHGLARVYTFADNDGPIDAMLALERTARDARRGIWGHPYYDIRTPASVTRDVGSFQLVEGQVLDAAIVRGRAYLNFGPDWKTDFTVTMAPDARRRFEDAGIDLTSLAGHRVRARGWIKSYNGPMIEATHPHQLEILD
- a CDS encoding molybdenum cofactor carrier, producing the protein MRLGEIGSFPSKIVSGGQTGVDRAALDAAACVGLGRGGWCPRGRRAEDGEIPPRYPLREAPVGDYAVRTRLNVRDSDATLVLVAGPPDPGTSLTMDLARRLGRPWRRIDLRRPAAPAVVAEWLRGHRVRTLNVAGPRESRSPGIGAAAEPYLVRVLRAAANRQ
- a CDS encoding CarD family transcriptional regulator codes for the protein MFKSGDYVVYPTHGVGRIEGLEAQMIAGEELDLIVIDFEKEKMKLRVPVSKAQSAGLRKLSTRKIMDSALETLRGRSRVRRTMWSRRAQEYEAKINSGDPVSIAEVVRDLHRNADQPDQSYSERQIYQAALDRLARELAAVEKIDQDKATEKLEKLLAA
- a CDS encoding ferredoxin family protein, which codes for MTYVVTESCIKCKYQDCVEVCPVDCFYEGENMLVIHPDQCIDCGVCEPECPVEAIVPDTDPDTEKWVEMNREYAEAWPNIDRKGDSPPDADEWATVENKFEKYFDAKPAAR
- a CDS encoding TerB family tellurite resistance protein — protein: MFDRLAAIFSDDKETPPPGADSLRLAAAILLVEAARMDGHFDADERATIRTLLTWRFEISNGDADALIAAANAEAEQLVELSTYVRTIRNRFSHDERVELIEMMWTVVYSDRKLDDYEANLMRRVAGLLYVSDAESGAARKRVLERLDLADNTE
- a CDS encoding DUF938 domain-containing protein, with translation MTDASTHRGRHAPATARNRDAILAVLERVLPNSGLVLEIASGTGEHAVHFAAHLPTLRWQPSDPDPAAIESISAWSADAAGDNLHRPLVIDAAAETWPLSSADAVVCSNMVHIAPWSAAEGLFAGAARILSAGSVLFLYGPFSVGGVHTAPSNEAFDRSLRRQNPAWGVRDLNDIAALGQRHRFVLAEIVDMPANNKSVVLRRV
- a CDS encoding RNA-binding S4 domain-containing protein, with amino-acid sequence MNVESLRLDKWLWQARFCKSRTLAARLCQGAKMRLNREIVTKSHAQVRPGDVLTFPLGGHIRVVRIVALGTRRGPATEAQTLYEDLAPPTPESRVAGAYSSRPRRPGGTGRPTKADRRAVDRLRGRQV
- a CDS encoding disulfide oxidoreductase, with product MSAPSSRPRITAVLGPTNTGKTHFAIERMLVHGSGMVGFPLRLLARENYDRVVAIKGARKVALITGEERIVPKNPAYLLCTVESMPLDHAVDFLAVDEIQLAADRERGHIFTDRLLNARGLVETMFLGSEIARRLVRRLVPEAEYLSRPRFSDLRHTGPRRLTRLPPRSAAVAFSAAGVYELAEVMRRRHGGVAVVMGALSPRTRNAQVGMYQAGEVDYLVATDAIGMGLNMNINHVAFAALSKFDGFGQRPLSAHELGQIAGRAGRYLANGTFGTTNGVGAIDEEAVAAVEGHAFDPLKGLYWRNADLDFSSLATLRRALDAPPPDTVLLRAPEADDQRLLVMLAGRDEVAERATGASAVRLMWEVCQVPDFRKILSDSHARFLERVFLHLTGDGRLPTDWVARQIAAIDRTDGEIETLTQRISFIRTWTYISHRSAWLDDGPHWQERTRAIEDRLSDALHQRLTQRFVDRRAAALARGLAGGRKPLAAVTRDDDVLVEGQFVGRLAGFQFVADDSATGEDARAIRVAALLALRGVVPARLRACCESADRAFKFDEVGRIHWLDAPIAELVPGRDVLAPQVRIMATDLLEPADRELLRRRVAVWINQRVEQELGALLRLHAGAAAMDGPCRALAFQLGEAFGAAPRRRLKTTLDALDSKARKALRGLGVRFGVESVYLSGLGRGRALRRTLWAVHHGADAGRIPAAVLSLPRRPDVDDDAYRAQGFTCAGPWAVRVDALERMVAEARRLAGQGPCLPTPALAAMIGMDAGQLPDLLNRIGFITDAKDGTFADAASSATKTRQRPARRGKSARAGRAKTNPDSPFAKLKDLKIAP
- a CDS encoding protein-L-isoaspartate(D-aspartate) O-methyltransferase, producing the protein MAHEEFAAAREALLKQVEDEVAETAAWTGRRKLSTAVRDALLSVPREAFVPADSRHLAYVNAPLAIGHGQTISQPYIVAIMSELLDLTGSSTVLEIGTGCGYQAAILSVIAARVYTIEYIAALAADAADRLQTLGFGNIEVRHGDGRKGWPEKAPFDGIIVTAAGAEIPDALIEQLAPGGKLIVPVGSSRWTQKLVRVTKDETGNCRRETLLPVAFVPLVGAD
- a CDS encoding DUF1223 domain-containing protein, with amino-acid sequence MAGAWIATAAIPASSGPVVVELYTSQGCSTCPPADELLGELKQRDDVLPLSIHVNYWDYIGWPDPFATQAGTDRQRAYARPLHQRFIYTPQMVFQGQAHEAGHRRLAVINAIEAAKSSSDLNLDLTFAKNADGLMTVSVPASAFSGDAEVTMVLFDDAHTTDIKRGENADRSLTYHNVVRSLEPIGRYEGAAVTFTLPMDSGGDGCVIIVQQADLGPVIGAGQVRLTN